The following are encoded together in the Colius striatus isolate bColStr4 chromosome 5, bColStr4.1.hap1, whole genome shotgun sequence genome:
- the TMPPE gene encoding transmembrane protein with metallophosphoesterase domain: protein MISFKQLPLEAKAAVAAGVVFFSTMLSRSYVAEKLDLRMRRWLLRLQMALFANALMLIGSLHVWKSTVTTFSRSSAASSFCFMPWKIAVFMFLALAHSSFFTLLFLVAEEPYFFSLAAYTCLGAYIILIFFLFTLGSVEQAYKLLAGRSAKAGTGNKNRMAMKPVLAVMLTIVLTVVGLLNASQPPMVNSVEVPVHKLPSTMNNLKVVLLSDIHLGPTVGKTKLAMIVRMVKALKPDITVIVGDLTDSEVDIIRPAVEPLGELNSPLGTYFVTGNHEYYTSDVSNWFELLKSFNIQPLHNENVKIVSPKSTDDWFCLAGVDDIEADVLRYSGHGMDLKKALRDCSSEHAIVLLAHQPVAAKWALQERPDINLILSGHTHGGQIFPLNAGAYLLNPFFVGLYKVGQNTFVYVSPGTMYFGIPMRLGSRAEITEIILRSP from the coding sequence ATGATCTCCTTCAAGCAACTGCCCCTTGAAGCAAAGGCTGCAGTGGCTGCAGGAGTGGTTTTCTTCTCCACGATGCTGTCGCGGAGTTATGTGGCAGAAAAGCTCGATCTCAGGATGCGGCGATGGCTTCTAAGGCTGCAGATGGCACTGTTTGCTAATGCACTCATGTTGATAGGATCTCTTCATGTTTGGAAAAGCACAGTGACCACGTTCTCCAGGTCTTCAGCTGCCAGCTCCTTCTGTTTCATGCCGTGGAAAATAGCTGTGTTCATGTTTCTAGCTTTGGCTCATTCAAGCTTCTTTACGTTGCTATTTCTCGTGGCAGAAGAgccttatttcttttctttagctGCCTACACTTGCCTTGGGGCTTATATCATTCttatcttcttcctcttcactcTAGGCTCGGTAGAGCAGGCTTACAAGTTATTGGCTGGGAGAAGTGCTAAGGCAGGCACTGGCAACAAGAACAGAATGGCGATGAAACCAGTTTTGGCAGTCATGCTGACAATTGTGCTGACTGTTGTCGGGTTGTTAAATGCTTCCCAGCCTCCTATGGTGAACTCAGTGGAGGTTCCAGTTCACAAACTGCCCTCAACAATGAATAATCTGAAAGTGGTGTTGCTTTCAGATATCCACCTGGGGCCCACAGTTGGGAAGACCAAGCTTGCCATGATTGTGAGAATGGTTAAGGCTTTAAAACCAGATATCACTGTGATTGTTGGGGACCTTACTGACTCTGAGGTAGACATCATACGACCTGCTGTGGAGCCTCTTGGAGAACTTAACTCCCCTTTGGGGACTTACTTTGTCACAGGAAACCACGAGTACTACACATCAGATGTTAGCAACTGGTTTGAGCTGTTAAAATCTTTTAATATTCAGCCACTCCATAATGAGAATGTGAAGATAGTCTCACCAAAGAGCACTGATGACTGGTTCTGCCTGGCTGGTGTTGATGATATTGAAGCAGATGTATTGCGCTACTCAGGGCATGGCATGGATTTAAAAAAAGCTCTCAGAGATTGTAGCAGTGAGCATGCAATAGTGCTGTTAGCTCATCAGCCCGTTGCTGCTAAGTGGGCCCTTCAGGAGAGGCCAGACATCAATTTAATTCTCTCTGGCCATACTCACGGAGGGCAGATCTTCCCCCTGAACGCTGGAGCTTATTTGCTGAATCCATTCTTTGTTGGCTTGTACAAAGTTGGGCAGAACACCTTTGTCTATGTTAGCCCAGGGACGATGTACTTTGGAATACCCATGAGGCTGGGTAGCAGAGCTGAAATAACAGAGATCATTCTACGTTCTCCTTGA
- the CRTAP gene encoding cartilage-associated protein: protein MWLALAALLAAAAEAEAQYERYSFRSFPRDELMPLESAYRYGLDQYSTENWPESVNYLEVSMRLYRLLRDSEAFCHRNCSTAGQPPATTAAAAGPASGGELAELRILAGVLRRAQCLRRCKQGLPAFRQAQPGRELLEEFQRREPYKYLQFAYFKANNLPKAIAAAHTFLLKHPDDEMMQRNMAYYKTIPDAEDHIKDLETKPYENLFVRAVRAYNGDNWRTSISDMELALPDFFKAYDDCVAACEGSREIKDFKDFYLSIADHYIEVLACKVQCESNLTPIIGGFVVEKFVATMYHYLQFAYYKLNDMKNAASCAASYLLFDQKDEVMKQNMVYYQYHKDKWGLKEEDFQPRSEAVRYHNITTLQLEMYDFAKEHLMDDDEGEVVEFLDDLLEVEEKKESS from the exons ATGTGGCTGGCGCTGGCGGCGCtgctggcggcggcggccgaGGCCGAGGCGCAGTACGAGCGCTACAGCTTCCGCAGCTTCCCGCGGGACGAGCTCATGCCGCTCGAGTCCGCCTACCGCTACGGCCTGGACCAGTACAGCACCGAGAACTGGCCCGAGAGCGTCAACTACCTGGAGGTCAGCATGCGGCTCTACCGCCTGCTGCGGGACAGCGAGGCCTTCTGCCACCGCAACTGCAGCACCGCCGGGCAGCCCCCCGCCACCaccgccgctgccgccggcccTGCCAGCGGGGGAGAGCTGGCCGAGCTGCGCATCCTGGCCGGGGTGCTGCGCCGGGCCCAGTGCCTGCGCCGCTGCAAGCAGGGGCTGCCCGCCTTCCGACAGGCCCAGCCCGGCCGGGAGCTGCTCGAGGAGTTCCAGCGCCGTGAGCCCTACAAGTACCTGCAGTTTGCCTACTTCAAG GCTAATAATCTTCCAAAAGCTATTGCAGCAGCTCACACGTTTCTTCTGAAGCATCCAGATGATGAAATGATGCAAAGAAATATGGCCTACTATAAGACCATACCTGATGCTGAGGACCATATTAAAGACTTGGAGACAAAACCTTATGAG AATCTCTTTGTCAGGGCTGTGAGAGCATACAATGGTGACAACTGGAGAACGTCTATCTCGGACATGGAACTGGCTCTTCCCGATTTCTTCAAAGCCTATGACGATTGTGTAGCAGCCTGTGAAGGCTCCCGAGAGATCAAAGATTTTAAAGACTTCTATCTTTCCATTGCAG aTCATTATATTGAAGTCCTTGCATGCAAAGTGCAGTGTGAGAGTAATCTGACACCCATTATAGGAGGCTTTGTTGTTGAGAAGTTTGTGGCTACCATGTACCACTACTTGCAGTTTGCTTATTATAAAT TGAATGACATGAAGAATGCAGCATCTTGTGCTGCTAGTTACCTTCTGTTTGACCAGAAAGATGAAGTAATGAAACAGAACATGGTCTATTATCAGTACCACAAAGACAAATGGGGGCTTAAAGAAGAGGATTTTCAGCCCAGATCG GAGGCAGTTCGATACCACAACATAACCACGCTGCAGTTGGAAATGTATGACTTTGCAAAGGAGCATCTGATGGATGATGATGAG GGTGAAGTTGTGGAATTCCTTGATGACCTGCTAGAAGTGGAGGAGAAGAAGGAATCCTCGTGA